The following proteins are co-located in the Methanobrevibacter sp. TMH8 genome:
- a CDS encoding PfkB family carbohydrate kinase, producing MSVFDDNIQVDIIGFGALNLDKMYYVTDIACHDEESYIKDYDANPGGSAANTIIGLSRLGISTSYIGKVADDEEGEILEMNLISEGVFVNNLIEAEKGNSGKVIGFIDENGERALYVESGVNDEIKIDEIHIDHINTAKIMHFSSFFGDSFNTQNELIDYLPDSMILSLDPGMFYAKKGINLLKKILNRTNILLINETELKILFEEYYSKIDAINSDEKLTFRDLAVHILDDGIGTVVVKRGIKSVYAINNNEEVKVPIFETDVIDTTAAGDSFNAGFLYSYLKGYSLEKSCLIGNWIASKCVENIGTNGLPYKKELEEFEKNINSEI from the coding sequence ATGAGTGTTTTTGATGATAATATTCAAGTAGATATTATTGGATTTGGAGCTTTAAATCTTGATAAAATGTATTATGTAACTGATATTGCATGTCATGATGAAGAAAGTTATATTAAAGACTATGATGCAAATCCTGGAGGTTCTGCTGCTAATACTATTATTGGACTTTCTCGTTTAGGGATTTCTACTTCCTATATTGGTAAAGTAGCTGATGATGAAGAAGGGGAAATACTCGAAATGAATTTAATTTCTGAAGGTGTTTTTGTTAATAATTTAATTGAAGCTGAAAAAGGTAACTCTGGAAAAGTTATTGGTTTTATTGATGAAAATGGTGAACGTGCACTATATGTTGAGTCTGGTGTTAATGATGAAATAAAGATTGATGAAATTCATATTGATCATATTAATACAGCTAAGATAATGCATTTTTCTTCTTTTTTTGGTGATTCTTTTAATACTCAAAATGAACTTATTGATTATCTTCCAGATTCTATGATATTAAGTTTAGATCCTGGAATGTTTTACGCTAAAAAAGGAATAAATCTCCTAAAAAAAATATTAAATAGAACTAATATCCTTCTTATTAATGAAACTGAACTTAAAATACTGTTTGAAGAATATTATTCTAAAATTGATGCTATTAATTCAGATGAAAAATTGACATTTAGAGATTTAGCAGTTCATATTCTTGATGATGGAATAGGTACTGTTGTTGTTAAAAGAGGAATAAAAAGTGTCTATGCTATTAATAATAATGAAGAAGTAAAAGTTCCTATATTTGAAACTGATGTTATTGATACAACTGCTGCTGGTGATTCTTTCAATGCTGGGTTTTTATATTCTTATTTAAAAGGATATTCTCTAGAAAAATCTTGTTTAATTGGAAACTGGATAGCTTCTAAATGTGTGGAAAATATTGGTACTAATGGACTTCCTTATAAAAAAGAGTTAGAAGAATTTGAAAAAAATATTAATTCTGAAATATGA
- a CDS encoding 4Fe-4S binding protein, producing MEIKLKKQMKNLEKEVILKSVDLDDDIDDFEVDIGAYEADDKFITVSPRCVRCNLCFEECPVNAVSPPTFVKRAKIEDNCVKCEICAQSCPVSCIYVMETKSKMDGEEKEINYQLKETKVPHRVLRMDSILIDRTKCENCKNCIKFCPTNAITLKDKSIIEAADNTSYPYLENEKYPYIEEKLCVGCGSCANLCPNNGITLERVLGPIFVTKSLCIDQDACVQCFLCEETCPVDAIKLEGDKVILDDEKCIKCNVCSSKCPVNALSLKNLSTD from the coding sequence ATGGAAATAAAACTTAAAAAACAAATGAAAAATCTTGAAAAAGAGGTTATTCTCAAATCTGTTGATTTAGATGATGATATTGACGACTTTGAAGTTGATATTGGGGCTTATGAAGCAGATGATAAATTTATTACTGTTTCTCCAAGATGTGTTAGGTGTAATCTTTGTTTTGAAGAATGTCCTGTTAATGCAGTATCTCCTCCAACTTTCGTAAAAAGAGCTAAAATTGAAGATAATTGTGTAAAATGTGAAATATGTGCTCAATCTTGCCCAGTTTCTTGTATTTATGTTATGGAAACTAAATCAAAGATGGATGGGGAAGAAAAAGAAATTAATTATCAATTAAAAGAAACTAAAGTTCCGCATCGTGTTCTTAGAATGGATAGTATTTTAATTGACAGAACTAAGTGTGAAAACTGTAAAAATTGCATTAAATTCTGTCCAACTAATGCTATTACTCTTAAAGACAAATCAATAATTGAAGCAGCTGATAACACTAGTTATCCTTATCTTGAAAATGAAAAATATCCTTATATAGAAGAAAAACTCTGTGTAGGTTGTGGGTCTTGTGCAAACCTTTGTCCCAATAATGGTATAACTTTAGAAAGGGTTTTAGGACCTATTTTTGTAACTAAAAGTCTTTGTATTGATCAAGATGCTTGTGTGCAATGTTTTTTATGTGAAGAAACATGTCCTGTCGATGCAATCAAGCTAGAAGGAGATAAAGTGATTTTAGACGATGAAAAATGTATTAAGTGCAATGTTTGTTCTAGTAAATGTCCTGTAAATGCATTAAGTTTAAAAAATTTATCTACTGATTGA
- a CDS encoding CBS domain-containing protein, giving the protein MKVKEMMDKDFIYVYPEDTIVDVSIKMEKSRRFTTPVVSQDLKLQGWLTSLDITRGLRDGVNKVSEIMHSKEKIKYLHENDPSRLAVIETSDNKLISIPILNDDEVVTGVIRSFDIVETLSSLYDVKVSKLYEAMQEELKGVTWDELMEASAIISRRTTGKRIKPEDYERRIKSSTFGEAIWATGGLEKFFVGLIAVGELVIARKIGKARK; this is encoded by the coding sequence ATGAAAGTAAAAGAAATGATGGATAAAGATTTCATCTATGTATATCCAGAAGACACAATTGTAGATGTTTCTATAAAGATGGAGAAATCAAGAAGATTTACTACACCAGTTGTGAGTCAAGATTTGAAACTTCAGGGATGGTTAACTTCTTTAGATATTACTCGTGGTTTGAGAGATGGAGTGAATAAAGTATCTGAAATTATGCATTCTAAAGAAAAAATTAAATATTTGCATGAAAATGATCCTTCTAGACTAGCGGTTATTGAAACTTCTGATAATAAGTTAATTAGTATTCCTATTCTTAATGATGATGAAGTTGTTACAGGAGTTATTCGCTCTTTTGATATTGTGGAAACTTTATCTTCTCTTTATGATGTAAAAGTTTCTAAACTTTATGAAGCTATGCAAGAAGAGCTTAAAGGTGTTACATGGGATGAATTAATGGAAGCATCTGCTATTATTAGTCGTAGAACTACTGGTAAACGTATTAAGCCAGAAGATTATGAAAGAAGAATTAAAAGTTCAACTTTTGGAGAAGCAATTTGGGCTACTGGTGGGCTTGAAAAATTCTTTGTTGGTTTAATTGCTGTTGGTGAGTTAGTAATAGCTAGAAAAATAGGAAAAGCTAGAAAATAA